One region of Camelus bactrianus isolate YW-2024 breed Bactrian camel chromosome 22, ASM4877302v1, whole genome shotgun sequence genomic DNA includes:
- the LOC141574603 gene encoding mucin-16-like, protein MSSETDKSELIAKTNISATAIPPTVLSEKTVTGGSIMDVTTAPSPGVTTTITTMETNSVLTTMPNAKGSGNGLRTPTAEARAASHSWMGKEEPNSGTSLSTEVMPVSLSGGTIKEVTDSPGFLRTTDLWRVSLEAETTSSPSWKKSTRERIATSEPATGREATRPATDTIDTTVWSTDSARDLHSSVAAHSEPSMGTSPKNTTSITVKAAVPTVTTTGPESTRAGTELDHPLTTGLGESSTYTDTNSTTEMSTVHSPGSVVITRGSRTEGTTSDRISIAALAQSTASSDMARPSTLPAMGGSERMTITMQNGPSGTTPRAAPTLEKSATASLSGTHLAVTQGFPQSSVVTSSTNRDITVSTSLTNSSNTVTIQTDSTSSLVPELRETSTIQRNSSATDKITVLSKEPTAALTEVSRTEPTSSSSMPTPGPVQSAVSPDTTAGIITRPSASSVRTASEEMTITTQTGTPGATSQGTLSLDTSTKASVVVTQSLTQSPLTTLMSRGPSSVEATSSPSSPAPLPAGRSPSSESSTFPGRSPSSPTPATSILTHSLAKTTDMVSTSLEPGTSSPSSQISTNIEMLSTSEAPTGTGALRPSENTAVTNGISTSSGRETHSSAPADSEPPRASSPALASSTSSDTSVSTSIPPSSVTTTIETDSTSSLNPELRDTSTIQQNSSATQDVTVFSKVPTGTTTEVSSSMSIPGTFQSTMSPDTPAGIITKPSAASVRTTSAEMTITTQTGPPGAASQGTRTLDALPKASVAGTHSAVTQSLTQSPLTTLMSRGPSSGEATSSPSSPVPLPAGTSPAPESSTLPGRSPASPSPGTSHHTPGLVKTTEPFGTISEPAATLPPTLSSTKAEMLFTSEFSIGSAKVFPSIYTTVTTAGSSSSGHDRSSSVPVFSKSSSPSYPVGTASTLGETTFSTSMHSSFETTGFDTKTLSRLTPGLNETSTALASGSETLTSTPSSPVSTHVWRSPETDATSPVKLSVPDQPLPSQDTQIPVETVTRFYGSPSVAGSAGTAVPTSHLSVSVTESTHHASTDTLSSAETILADALTSSPSEAVASFATSGVAGAISATLSASPFSRTESGPKGAALSTMAETLLSSTASPSSILSTSDASTSPLPRWLTSTPAATRTADSSLKAESSTARGPLVMVSTLKTWTQPFRTSLSPMADTRMTESVGLGPVTSSQVLPHSTRLTSKDPRSYNLIIWAS, encoded by the exons ATGAGCTCAGAGACAGATAAGTCTGAATTGATTGCCAAGACAAACATCAGTGCCACAGCCATTCCTCCCACTGTCCTGAGTGAAAAGACAGTGACAG GAGGGAGCATCATGGATGTAACCACAGCCCCCAGTCCAGgtgtcaccaccaccatcaccaccatggAAACCAACTCAGTCCTGACGACCATGCCCAATGCAAAGGGGAGT GGAAATGGACTGAGGACTCCTACCGCAGAGGCGAGAGCTGCCTCTCATTCCTGGATGGGGAAAGAAGAACCCAACTCAGGCACGTCTCTGAGCACTGAAGTGATGCCTGTCTCTCTCTCAGGAGGGACCATCAAGGAGGTTACTGACTCCCCAGGCTTCTTAAGGACCACAGATCTATGGCGTGTAAGCTTAGAAGCTGAGACAACGTCATCTCCAAGTTGGAAAAAGAGCACACGTGAGAGAATAGCCACTTCTGAACCTGCTACAGGGAGAGAGGCAACTCGCCCGGCTACAGACACCATAGATACAACAGTGTGGTCCACAGATTCTGCGCGTGATCTCCATTCCTCTGTCGCAGCCCACTCGGAGCCATCTATGGGCACATCTCCAAAGAATACTACCTCCATCACGGTGAAGGCCGCTGTTCCCACTGTAACCACCACCGGGCCAGAATCCACAAGGGCTGGAACAGAGCTGGATCACCCCTTGACCACTGGGCTGGGGGAGTCCAGTACTTACACGGACACCAACTCAACCACAGAGATGAGCACTGTCCATTCCCCGGGTTCTGTTGTCATTACCAGGGGGTCCAGGACAGAAGGCACTACCTCTGACAGAATTTCCATTGCAGCCCTGGCTCAGTCCACAGCATCATCAGACATGGCCAGGCCTTCCACCCTCCCTGCCATGGGAGGATCTGAAAGAATGACCATCACCATGCAAAACGGTCCTTCCGGGACTACACCACGGGCAGCACCCACCTTGGAAAAATCAGCCACAGCCTCCTTATCAGGAACTCACTTGGCTGTGACTCAAGGATTCCCACAGTCTTCAGTGGTTACTTCTTCCACCAATAGGGACATCACTGTTTCCACATCACTGACTAACTCTTCTAACACTGTGACTATTCAGACAGACTCCACATCCTCTCTGGTCCCTGAACTGAGGGAGACGAGCACCATCCAGCGGAACAGCTCAGCCACAGACAAAATCACAGTCCTTTCCAAAGAGCCCACTGCTGCTCTGACTGAGGTCTCTAGGACAGAACCCACCTCCTCCAGCAGCATGCCCACCCCTGGCCCTGTTCAGTCTGCAGTGTCACCAGACACCACAGCAGGCATCATCACCAggccctctgcctcctctgtcaGGACAGCATCTGAAGAAATGACCATCACCACCCAAACAGGTACCCCTGGGGCTACATCCCAGGGCACACTTTCCTTAGACACATCAACCAAAGCCTCCGTGGTTGTGACTCAGAGTTTGACACAGTCACCCCTGACCACTCTCATGAGCCGAGGTCCTTCCTCTGTGGAAGCAACCAGCTCTCCATCCTCCCCAGCGCCCTTACCTGCTGGGAGGTCACCATCCTCTGAGTCCTCCACATTCCCAGggaggagcccctcctctcctaCCCCTGCGACCTCAATTCTCACCCATAGCCTGGCGAAGACCACAGACATGGTGAGCACCAGCTTGGAACCTGGAACCAGTTCACCTTCAAGTCAGATCAGCACCAACATTGAGATGCTGTCCACTTCTGAAGCCCCCACAGGCACAGGGGCTCTTCGCCCTTCTGAAAACACAGCTGTGACCAATGGGATCAGCACAAGTTCCGGACGTGAAACACATTCCTCTGCCCCAGCTGACTCGGAGCCACCCAGAGCCTCGTCTCCAGCGCTCGCTTCTTCCACCTCTAGCGACACCAGTGTTTCCACATCAATACCTCCCTCTTCCGTAACCACAACCATTGAAACAGACTCCACATCCTCCCTGAACCCTGAACTGAGGGACACCAGCACCATCCAGCAGAACAGCTCAGCCACACAGGACGTCACTGTCTTTTCCAAAGTGCCCACGGGTACTACTACAGAGGTCTCAAGCAGCATGTCTATCCCTGGTACTTTTCAGTCCACGATGTCACCAGACACCCCTGCAGGCATCATCACCAAGCCCTCTGCTGCCTCTGTCAGGACAACATCTGCAGAAATGACCATCACCACCCAAACAGGTCCCCCTGGGGCTGCATCACAGGGCACACGTACCTTGGATGCATTACCTAAAGCCTCTGTGGCAGGAACTCACTCAGCTGTGACTCAGAGTTTGACACAATCACCCCTGACCACTCTCATGAGCCGAGGTCCTTCCTCTGGTGAAGCAACCAGCTCTCCATCTTCCCCAGTGCCCTTACCGGCCGGGACATCACCCGCCCCCGAGTCCTCCACACTCCCAGGGAGGAGCCCCGCCTCTCCTAGCCCTGGGACCTCACATCACACGCCTGGTCTGGTGAAGACCACAGAGCCATTTGGCACAATTTCGGAACCAGCGGCCACTTTACCTCCCACTCTGAGTAGTACCAAAGCTGAGATGCTTTTCACTTCCGAATTCTCCATAGGTTCAGCCAAAGTTTTTCCTTCCATATACACGACAGTGACCACTGCGGGTTCCAGCAGTTCTGGACATGATCGAAGCTCCTCTGTGCCAGTTTTCTCCAAGTCATCAAGCCCCTCATATCCTGTTGGTACTGCGTCCACTCTGGGTGAGACCACTTTTTCCACATCAATGCATTCTTCCTTTGAGACCACAGGATTTGACACCAAGACACTTTCCCGTCTGACTCCTGGACTGAATGAGACCAGCACAGCCCTGGCTTCCGGCTCAGAGACACTCACAAGCACACCTTCGTCTCCTGTGTCCACTCATGTCTGGAGGAGTCCTGAGACTGACGCTACCTCCCCTGTGAAATTATCAGTCCCAGATCAGCCTCTACCTTCACAAGATACTCAGATTCCAGTGGAAACAGTCACACGATTTTATGGTTCTCCTTCTGTTGCAGGGTCTGCTGGCACAGCTGTCCCCACATCTCATCTTTCTGTGTCTGTCACAGAAAGTACTCATCACGCAAGCACAGATACGCTGTCTTCAGCTGAGACCATTCTTGCTGACGCACTGACATCGTCTCCGTCGGAGGCCGTGGCTTCCTTTGCCACATCTGGAGTTGCAGGTGCCATCTCAGCCACCTTGTCAGCCAGTCCATTTTCTAGGACAGAATCAGGCCCTAAGGGTGCTGCTCTGTCCACCATGGCAGAGACGCTACTTTCTTCAACAGCATCCCCCTCTTCAATCTTATCTACCAGTGATGCTTCAACCAGCCCTCTCCCCCGCTGGCTCACTTCCACACCAGCTGCCACACGTACAGCAGACTCCAGCCTCAAGGCAGAGAGCAGCACTGCCAGGGGACCGTTGGTTATGGTCAGTACTTTGAAGACTTGGACCCAGCCATTCAGGACATCTCTGTCACCCATGGCGGATACCAGAATGACAGAGAGTGTTGGCTTGGGACCAGTGACAAGTTCTCAAGTTCTTCCACACTCAACACGGTTGACAAGTAAGGACCCACGCTCCTACAACCTCATTATTTGGGCCTCGTAG